One window from the genome of Pseudomonas fluorescens encodes:
- a CDS encoding transposase yields MPRMGRIVLPNYPHHVVQRGHNRQVVFAAAEDYQRYLSDLRELKDAFGVKVYAYCLMTNHVHLLLAPGESTAGLGQLMKALAARATRYRNRLEGRSGTLWESRYKSSVVQSDSYLLACSRYIELNPVRARMVANVADYAWSSYRSRVDDESGGGWLDADPCFMALGDTSMERRLRYEEFVRQAIPIDQLRLIRDALQRGQLTGTSRFVDEVERIVGVRVEQRGQGRPRTEPGK; encoded by the coding sequence ATGCCCAGGATGGGACGTATTGTTTTACCGAATTACCCGCATCACGTAGTGCAGCGAGGCCATAACCGGCAGGTGGTGTTTGCGGCGGCAGAGGATTATCAGCGCTATCTCTCTGATCTGCGCGAGCTGAAAGATGCGTTCGGGGTGAAGGTCTACGCCTATTGCTTGATGACGAATCATGTCCATTTGTTGCTAGCTCCTGGGGAGTCAACCGCTGGATTGGGGCAATTAATGAAAGCACTGGCTGCCCGTGCGACGCGCTATCGCAATCGATTGGAAGGGCGCTCAGGCACCTTGTGGGAAAGTCGTTACAAATCCAGTGTGGTGCAGTCGGATTCATATTTGCTCGCTTGTAGTCGTTACATTGAATTGAATCCTGTGCGCGCTCGCATGGTCGCCAACGTCGCAGACTATGCGTGGTCGAGCTATCGAAGTCGGGTAGATGATGAGTCTGGTGGGGGCTGGTTAGATGCTGATCCATGCTTCATGGCCTTGGGTGATACCTCGATGGAGCGGCGGCTTCGGTATGAAGAGTTTGTGCGCCAGGCCATTCCGATTGATCAGCTTCGATTAATCCGCGACGCTTTGCAGCGAGGTCAGCTGACGGGTACAAGCCGTTTCGTAGATGAGGTTGAGCGGATTGTGGGTGTGCGGGTAGAGCAGCGAGGGCAGGGGCGGCCGAGGACTGAGCCGGGAAAATAA